GTCAGGTCTGGGTGGCTGCCAAAGCCGCCTTTGGTGAGAATAAGAATGTCGCGGTGCGTGCACCCACGGCGGTGGCTGCCATTCGGGGCACCAAATACCGGGCTGTGGCGGACACGGCCGAGAGCTCGGTTTTGGTTTACGAAGGGAAAGTGGATGTAATTTGGGCCGAGAAAGTGGAGGAGACCCAGCAGGGCGATAGCGGTAGGGGCGGCGCCCCGGGCGCGATCAGGATCGGCCCCCCGCAGGAAGTTGCCCCCCCAGAAGAAGTACCAGGACCCTACGAAGTCTCCCTCGAAGAGTGGATCACCCTGGTGGAAGGCATGCAGATTAATGTCAGGCGGGACGGTAAGTACCACATGTTCGAGTTTGACGCGGCGGCTGACGAACAACTGGAGTTTGTCCGCTGGAATAAAGATCTGGACGCGCAGCAAGGCCAGTAAATTTGACTGGTATGGCTTAGCCGGCTGATTTGTAGCACCTATGCCTGATAAGCTGAAGCGGCTTTTAATCGGGTCGGGGCTGGGACTGCTCTCAGCCCTTTTTGTTTGGGCAGTGACCTCGGCGAAGTGGTCTTTCCTGACGGAAATGGTCGACGGTTATGAATTCCGGTCCTACGATAGCCGAGCTCGGGCCCGAAACCTGGATTTTCAGGAAGAGTCCATTGACACGGTTCTGATAATTGATATTGATCAGCAGAGTATCAACGAGCTGGGCAACTATTTTCGCTGGTACCACGACCGGCATGCGGCGCTGATTGACTATCTTTCTTCCGGCCAACCCAAGGCGATCTTATTTGATATCCTCCTCGATCCCGAACCCGATCCCTACCGGGACACGGCCTTTGTGAATGCCACCTACCGGGCCGGGAGCGTCTATCATGCCATTGCGCTGTCCGAAGCGGACACCCTGAATTTCCAGTATCCCATGACAGCACCTCCCGAAGGCGTGCACCTGCACACGATGAGCGCGGGAGAAAGCCTGGAGGACGTGGCTCGGTTCTACTTTGGCGATCCCGCAGCGGCGGCCTACCTGCGTGACCTGAACGCTGATCTCCTGCCGCCTGATGGCCGAATCAGGGCGGGCCAGGTTGTCCGCATCCCCACCGTGCTGGATGCGGCCGCCAAAACCTTGCAGGTACCTCCTGAGGTCGCTGATCATTTCCCTTCAGGCGAGCGGTTTGACATCTCCTTTATTGATCTGCTAAATGCCAGCAAGGGAATCGGCAGTGCCAACTTCCCCCAGGACCCGGATGGTATCATCCGCCGAGGTCCCACGGCAGTCTATTTCTCCAGCGCTGACCAGGCCTATCCCAGCCTGACCATGGCCGCCATTATGGATATTCTCGACGTGCCCAAGGATGGCCTGGAATACGATTTTAAACACCGGCGATTGAGGATGGTCAACCGTAGTGGTCAAGTGGTGCGAAACATACCTGTTGATCCTCAGGGTCGCCTCTGGGTGAACTACTATGGCACCCACCGCACCTTCCGTTATATTCCCTATGCCTGGGCCACATCCGAGATGCTCCCGGCGGATTATTTTAAAGGGAAAATCGTGCTGGTAGGCTCGACCCTCGCCGGTTTGATGGACCTGCGTAATACCCCTGTCCAGGAAGCCTTTCCCGGAGTAGAGATCCATGCTAATGTGATCATGAGCATTCTCATGAACGAATTTGTACGCCCCATATCCAAGGTTTCTATGTTCTGGATCATGGCAGCTTTGGGTTTGGTATTGGGGGCTATTCTGGTCTGGTTTAAGGGCTTATTCTCGCTGTTGATTACAGTTATAGCTGCCGCGGGGTGGATGCTGTTCACCTACGCCTGTTTTCTGGGTGACCTGGTGGTGTTCGAGATGGTGCGGCCCATCATCGGGATAGGGGGCACTTTCCTCAGCGTTAATTTGTATCAATACCTCGTACTGGAGAAGGACAAGCGCTTCCTCCGCAAAACCTTTAGCACTTACATCTCGCCTGAGCTCATCGAGCAGATGGTGGATAGCAAGCATGAACCGCAGCTGGGAGGGGAGTCGGGCGTACGAACGGCCTTCTTCACCGACATCCAGTCCTTTTCCAGTTTCTCGGAGATACTTACCGCACCGCAACTCGTGGCGTTGCTCAACGAGTATCTCACCGCCATGACTGACATTCTCCTGAAGGAAGGAGGCACTCTGGACAAGTTCGAGGGTGATGCTATCGTTGGCATTTTTGGGGCACCGATGCCCATGGATGACCACGCCCTGCGGGCCATACGTACGGCACTCGGAATGCAGGAAACCCTGGCCGGGCTCAGGAAGAAGTGGGGCTCTGAAGGGAAAAAGTGGCCAGAACTGGTACACAATATGCGCATGCGTATCGGAATCAACTCCGGGGACTTCGTCACCGGTAACATGGGAATCACATCCCGCATGAATTATACCATGATGGGTGACGTGGTTAACACCGCCGCCCGGCTGGAGGCATCCGGCAAGCAGTATGGAATCTATATCCAGTGCACAACCGGTTCCCTGAACCTGGCCGGCCCTGACGCCTTTGAATGGCGGGAGATCGATAAGGTGCGGGTGGTAGGGAAGTCGGAAACGGTAGATACCGTCGAGATTATGGCCTGGAAAGGCGAACTTCCGGCAGCACTGCTGGAAATGCGCGACCTGTATCAGGAAGGCATGGCTCTTTATCGGCAACGACAATGGGACCGGGCCCGGCAAGTGTTCGAGCGGAGTGAACGTCTGGAGGAGGTCTTTCCCAAGCGTCCTACAACTCCCAGCCGCGTGTATATTGAACGCTGCGACCATTTCAAGGCCCATCCTCCCGGTGCTGACTGGGATGGCAGCTGGACCCTCACAGCGAAATAGCCGCGCAACTCAATACCGCACTCTCCCACCGACAACTCAGCGCAACAACAGAAAATGGGACTGAGTTCCCCGTAAGCCCCTCATCTGGCTGCAAAGTGCTTCCTCACCAGGGGTCGACGCAGTAATATTCAAAGGGTAATCTCCCGCGCTTAATAGGATTATAAATAACACTTCCTGAAAAGATATCGCTAGATGAGGCCAGTGCAGGTGCTAATCTGGGCAGCGGTGGTCATTTGGGCCGCATCTACTCAGACCTATGGCCAACAACGCATACTCCCGCTACGCTTGCCCGAGCTGCGGGAACTGTCCGCTTATTTTCATCAGCGCTATGAAGCTCAGCACCGGGAGGCGGAGAAACTGGCCGCTGCCAGTCGGCTGGCCGTACGGCTGGTATTGCCGGATGGTCGCCAAGCTGCGCTGCAACGGTTTTCTCGCGGACAGCCCTTCTATTATATCACCACCAATCTCAACGCGGCCCGAACCGTGGGTACCGATCGTGTCTGGCCGGGAGGCGGGCCTGGCCTGGCCCTTACCGGTGCGCAGCTGACCCTGGCTGTATGGGACGATGCCGGTATCCGGACAACCCACCAGGAGTTCGGGAACCGGATTGCGCCTATTGACGGCTGGACATCCATCAGCGACCACGCCACTCATGTAGCCGGGACAATCATCGCGGCCGGCGTAGTGGCCGCTGCTCGAGGGATGGCCTACGAAGCCAACGTTCACAGTTACGACTGGTATGATAACCTTGCAGAAATAGCCAGTGCCGCTGTCGACGGGCTCGCCCTTTCGAATCATTCCTATTGTATCGTAAGGGGCTGGCAGTGGAACTGGCATGGTGATGGGAAGTGGGCCTGGTTCGGCGATGAAGCCGTCAGTGCCACCGAAGACTACCTGTTCGGCTTCTATGATAGCACGGCCAGCGATTGGGACCAGATTGCGGTCAACGCGCCAGCTTATCTGATAGTAACCGCAGCCGGCAATGACCGGGCCGATGCGGGGCCGGAGCCGGGTGAATCGCACTGGGTTTGGGATGGCAGCCAATGGGTTTTATCCACCGAAGCGCGCAATCATGATGGGGACTATGACTGTCTCCCCGGGGGCGCCCAGGTGGCCAAGAACGTCCTGGTGGTGGGAGCCGTCCAGGATATTCCCGATGGCTATGCTGATACCACCGACGTAGTCATGACCAGCTTCAGTTCCTGGGGGCCTACCGATGATGGACGCATTAAGCCTGATTTAGTAGCCAATGGCATGGAGCTGTACTCGACCCTGGCATCTAGTGATACTGACTATGGCTCGTTCAGTGGCACCTCAATGGCGGCTCCCAGCGTTACCGGTTCCGTAGCACTACTGCAGCAGCACTATCAGCAGACTCACAATGGCAGCTTTCCACTGGCAGCCACCCTCAAGGCCCTGCTGATTCATACCGCCGATGAGGCCGGCAGTACCCGGGGACCTGACTATATTCATGGGTGGGGGCTGCTGAATACCGCGGCGGCAGCCACTCTGATCTCCCGGGACACTGCCACTCAAAGGACTATCCAGGAATTAACCCTTCATGAAGGGGAGGTCCACTCCGCTGCATTAACCTGCGACGGCACCGAGCCCCTCATGGTAACCATCAGCTGGTCCGACCCGCCGGGAACTGTCCCAGCAGCCCAGCTTGATCCTGAGACGCCAGCACTAATCAACGACCTGGACCTG
This genomic interval from Candidatus Neomarinimicrobiota bacterium contains the following:
- a CDS encoding CHASE2 domain-containing protein, with protein sequence MPDKLKRLLIGSGLGLLSALFVWAVTSAKWSFLTEMVDGYEFRSYDSRARARNLDFQEESIDTVLIIDIDQQSINELGNYFRWYHDRHAALIDYLSSGQPKAILFDILLDPEPDPYRDTAFVNATYRAGSVYHAIALSEADTLNFQYPMTAPPEGVHLHTMSAGESLEDVARFYFGDPAAAAYLRDLNADLLPPDGRIRAGQVVRIPTVLDAAAKTLQVPPEVADHFPSGERFDISFIDLLNASKGIGSANFPQDPDGIIRRGPTAVYFSSADQAYPSLTMAAIMDILDVPKDGLEYDFKHRRLRMVNRSGQVVRNIPVDPQGRLWVNYYGTHRTFRYIPYAWATSEMLPADYFKGKIVLVGSTLAGLMDLRNTPVQEAFPGVEIHANVIMSILMNEFVRPISKVSMFWIMAALGLVLGAILVWFKGLFSLLITVIAAAGWMLFTYACFLGDLVVFEMVRPIIGIGGTFLSVNLYQYLVLEKDKRFLRKTFSTYISPELIEQMVDSKHEPQLGGESGVRTAFFTDIQSFSSFSEILTAPQLVALLNEYLTAMTDILLKEGGTLDKFEGDAIVGIFGAPMPMDDHALRAIRTALGMQETLAGLRKKWGSEGKKWPELVHNMRMRIGINSGDFVTGNMGITSRMNYTMMGDVVNTAARLEASGKQYGIYIQCTTGSLNLAGPDAFEWREIDKVRVVGKSETVDTVEIMAWKGELPAALLEMRDLYQEGMALYRQRQWDRARQVFERSERLEEVFPKRPTTPSRVYIERCDHFKAHPPGADWDGSWTLTAK
- a CDS encoding S8 family serine peptidase; this translates as MRPVQVLIWAAVVIWAASTQTYGQQRILPLRLPELRELSAYFHQRYEAQHREAEKLAAASRLAVRLVLPDGRQAALQRFSRGQPFYYITTNLNAARTVGTDRVWPGGGPGLALTGAQLTLAVWDDAGIRTTHQEFGNRIAPIDGWTSISDHATHVAGTIIAAGVVAAARGMAYEANVHSYDWYDNLAEIASAAVDGLALSNHSYCIVRGWQWNWHGDGKWAWFGDEAVSATEDYLFGFYDSTASDWDQIAVNAPAYLIVTAAGNDRADAGPEPGESHWVWDGSQWVLSTEARNHDGDYDCLPGGAQVAKNVLVVGAVQDIPDGYADTTDVVMTSFSSWGPTDDGRIKPDLVANGMELYSTLASSDTDYGSFSGTSMAAPSVTGSVALLQQHYQQTHNGSFPLAATLKALLIHTADEAGSTRGPDYIHGWGLLNTAAAATLISRDTATQRTIQELTLHEGEVHSAALTCDGTEPLMVTISWSDPPGTVPAAQLDPETPALINDLDLRLTRAIDGWSFYPWRLAVESPTAAAVQADNSVDNVEQILISTPDPGEYTITVDHKHTLLAGTQDFSMVITGASFPQQHHVLVWEGDSAGVDYSGTYIRDLLLNTDSLEVTYTTTFPASLEGYDAVFLSFGPPGSVSIRTKFVDSMAIIVQGYLESGGSLYLEGGDALGTDQKDNPALLALLGIEAAIDGYGAPNPIDELEGQSQAITSGMSFNSSNQVNTTYLDSFVIGSGTAAFVE